CTCGGGCACAGGTTTCCCTGAGCTACATGCCTTCCCCAGCAGGGCTGTATCTTGTTTCTACCTACTTTATTAAAGCATTCTCACAGCAATGTGCATAAGTTAATTAGTACACATTCTTCTATAAAAAACAGCCACTGGATTTTAGCCTTAATTCACAGAGACAACAAAATAAAGTATTGGATTTCCAAGTTAAGAACAATCTTGGCTTTTTCCAGGTTCCCTTTTCAAATGCAGAACTTGGTGGAAACCCCTGTGTGGCTGCCTTCAATGGCGGGGTGGGAGTGCCCTCTGGCCCAGGTGCTACCCAAGTCAGGAGAGCCAAGAGCAGTCACCGGCCAGGGGGAGGGGTGTCGCTGATGAGTGGGACTGATGCACTGTAATTAATGGTAATAAAAATAGATACAGCAGTGAGAGAGAAGTGCCAAGCCAGGAATCCCTACTCTCGGATAGAATTTCTCACAGgtaatggaaagaagaaaaaaaaaaaaaaaaagtcacttcttACAGGAAACCTGATCTACGCATTACCTACAGAGGATTTTTGTAAAGTAACTAAGGAAATGCAACTAAAGACAGCAGCCCCACAAAAACTAGAATAACTCTACTTGGAAAACTTTCTTTCCTGCAGCCCAAGGGGACCTGGTAATGCTATAGGCAGTTAGATCTGTAATTTCTAAGAGCAGCGCGTTCAGTCTGTAGCTTCTACATAGCCCTACAGAGACTCCAGCACCCAGTATTTCTGGTTGGAGAAAGCCGTCACAGCTCTGACTCTTCCCCTGCAAAGAaaggagggcaggaaggggacTGGAAGTGAAGcacagaaggaaagaggaggaagagggccaTTCTCTTATTGGCCTGGTACTTCCCAGTTGTTGCTGTCAGTCAGATCCCACTGGTCATTCAAGCATTCATTCTAACATTTCCACTGTTTGCCAGGCAGATCCGGAGTCtccaggcgggggtgggggtggggacacgCGAGGGTGAAAAGCCGGTGACTATTCCCCAAGGATCGTGGGATCAGACCCGGGCAACCTAGTGCGCCTCGGAACGGGTGTGTGTCTGTCTCCGAGGGAGCGCGCTGCCCGGACGCACCCCACTTCTCGTGTCCTCTCTGCCTGTGCATCCGGCCGGTTAGTgctgggggtggtgagcagggaGGAACCTGCGGGCCCTGCCGGCGCCCTCTCCCTGCTCCGTTAGAGGCCTGCGGGAAACCGAGCATGCACCCACCGACCCGGACTCTGGGACCTGCCGCGTGGGGGCGCTCGCGGGAAGACACGGCCAAAGGCAGGGCCGCAGCGCCCAGGACCTCCGCGCCTCCGCGGAAAAAAACCCGGCGGCGGACTTCGGCCGCTTCCTGACCCCAAAGCCGAGAACTTGGCCCCCTCACCCGGCTGCCCGACCCCCCAAGCCCGCGCCCGCACCCCCCAGTCCCCAACCCCTTCCCAGGCAAAGGGGCCCGGCGTCCCATGCCAGCCCCGGAGGGAGCACGGAGCGGGTACGAAGGGCTCCAGGACCGAGCCGTGACCGCGGGCGGGGACGCAAGGCCGCGAGCCGGGACGGGCGTCGTAGGCAGGCGGGCAGCGCCCGGGACCTGGGGGCCCGTCTCAAGTCCTGCTCGGCCCTGGCGCCGCCCCGGGCCTATTCCCGGGTTTGCCGGCCTCCAGACCGACCCCAAGCCCTACGCTCTCGCTCTTTTCGTTTGAACCAGATCCCCTGTGAGCCTGCGGCCTCCAAACCGTTTGCTCGTGAGGGAGGCCCAGGCAGCCGCATGGGTCCGGGGCAAAAGGCCCGCAGGGCAGAGGGGCAGCGGCTGTCCCCGCTGGACGCTGCTGCTCCGGCCCTTGGGCGCCCGGGACCGTGCCAGCCACGTGCGGCGCAGGCGATGCCCCGTTTCGCGCCGTTTCACGAGGGCGGCCACCCGGAGCCCAGTTCCCTGTATCCCCGGGCGCCACCGGAACCGTCTTCAAAAACGGAGAATTGCTTCGAGCGGAATTCCCGCGCCCTGACCTGTCCCCAAAAGTCGGCCAACACAGAAAACCGTGCGGTGTGGGGTGTCGCAAATGccagggggcaggaggggcggcggggcggcggcggaACGCGAGCGAGGCCCAAGTGGGAGGCCGGGTAGGGGCGAGTTGGGGGAACAGGGCTCTGCGGCCGCGGTCGGCCCACCCCGGGTTCTGGGCGGGTGCGCCCTGCTTCCCCACCCCCGGGTCGGGACGCCCCAGAGATGCAGAACCGCGGGGAGGGCTTGAGGCGGGCGGCGCCAGGGCCGGAGTCTGCCCAGGGAATTTCTGCAGACTTTATAGGctggaaaaataaagattaaagaaaagaaaaggtctggTTCTCTGGTTTGGCACCGAACCCCCGCCCCTTCTCTGCTGGCGCTGGAAATAGGCGGCTAGCAGCTCCTTTTCCTTAGCAACCCCTTCTTTACGAAAAGCTCCAAACCAAAGTCAGGGGAGCCCTTGCGAGGCTGGTTCCgctgttttctccctttctccaaaAGTCCCAGGAGTGGGCCATGTGCTGCCCCTGGGATGGACAATGGGTACCACCTGCGGGGGCCCAGCCTCAGGCTGTCGCTGACCAAGAGTCGGGGCAAAGGCACTGGGTCAGTGTGGGCTCGTTAAAGCTCACCCATCCACCCCTGCTGCTGCCTTCCAGAAAGTCTATCCCAAAGGACTCCAGGCCCGCTTTGGAGATGAAAGGAGATATTTCAATAAAGCCCCAATTTCCACAGGTCTACAAAAGTTTTCTCCTCCCCCAGCCATGGAGCTTCTATTTGTGCAGGCCTTTCAAGTATGTCTTACGGGAGGAATAGATTGCATAGTCCACAGATTCCTTGGATTGGGGTGAGGTAGACCCACCATGTCTGGCACCCTCAGGCCTCTCCAGCAGCTGCTCTGGAACCTGGGGCTGAGATTGCCTTAGGGTCAGGCTGGCATCTATCAAATCCTGGAGGACCCAAATGCCTGCCAAGTGCTCTGTCCTGTGGCAAAGGCTGTCAGGAAGGGGGCTaggcagggagggggctgcagaGTGTAAAGAGACCCTAGCTGAGCTCCTAGCCTTTTTTAGGGCAGGCGCTCAGCTGCCTCTGCTGGCAAAAGGTTCTAGCCCAGACCTGCTAAAACTGGTTTCCTACAGATATGGGGGAAGGGCAGAATTAGTGGCATATGGACACACACCCATGCATTGAGTAATGATGTTACAGGTTTTTTGTGCTTACTCTTTTCATATGGCACACACTATATTATCCAAGATGGCAGGTACCACGTGTGTTCTCCTGGCAGGTCTGACCCTTGGGCTCAGCACCCAGAGGCCACAAAGAGAGCAACACTAGAAGCGACAGTGAGTCTGAAGCTCCAGAAAATCTGCCTTAGCTGAACGTGGGCAGGACCCAGTCCCGAAGGAAGTTCAATCTTGAAGCTCTACGGGTCCAGGGAGGGGCACAGTCCCAGTGGAAGCTGTGGCTGAGGTTgcagtttccctcctttttcaaGGTCAGTATTCTTAGACTCATTCCAGCAACAGGGACCTGAAAGATCACGCAGGCCTCATCTAATAGAGAGAATGAGGTGGAGACCATAAACTGGCCTAGAGTCTCACACCAGGAAGTTACTGCCCAGCCCCACTCAACTGCACCAGACTAGGGTGCTCCCCAACAGTTAGGACTTGATCTTGCCAAGATGTAAGACCACCACGGCCAGAGGTGGGACCTGCCTGCCAGTCATTAATTACGTGGCTGAGGAAGAGGTCTTGGAAAGAGTAGGTTGCCCTTTCTTGGGACGAGTAAGGTGGGCTCTGAACCTCACTGCAGCCAAGGGTAAGTACTTCCTCATGTCTTCCAGAGTCCTCTAAGCCCGACTCTGGGGCAAACCCTGTGTGGCAGCACACGGGACTCTGGATAAAGTGGCCTGGACACAGCAGGGCTCCTCTCAGCAGACTGATGCAGGCTCTGAGCATGCCACCTGAAATTCTGCAGGGAGCTGTCCCAGCCACTGGCTTGGAACATACTTTGATAACCCTGTGGTCTCCATACACCTGGACAGGCCCCCAGAGGCAAAAGTCTTAGGGAGAATCACAGGGTTCCACTCTTTCATGACTGCAAGTCGCCCACAGGATGTCTAGAATGCTAGAGCAGGGGGGAAACTTTGGGAAATGTTACTAAGGGTTAGAGGAACAAATAGGAGCCTTGCTCAAAAACACCAAGCAAAGACACAGCTTGAACCCAGGGCTCTGGACCCCCATTCCAGTGCTCCTAGCACAAACTTCTGAATAAATTTAAAGGGGTAGGAACCAAGAAATGTGGCCTAGACACAGATTGCACAGTCCTAAGCTGAAAGCAGAGACGGGGCTCTGTTCTGGCTTGAGTCCTGGCACTGGGAGCCAGCAAGGCTCCAGCCTGCAACAGCTCAGAGCCAAGACGGGAAACGGAGGTGGGAAGGACCAGTCGGTGAAGGAGCTAACCTCGGGGCTCTTCAAAACCGTAGAAACAGCCGCAACACCCCCCCTCTTCCACTCCAGCCCTCCCACCTACTCGCCTgcccttctcccagagaacaagcGCCACGTGTTTACACACGCGCCGtgacaaagaagcaaaaactAGGATCCCCTTTTTAAGCCCCTCGTTCCGGAGCTCGGCGACCCGGTTCCCATGTTGAAATTGACCAGAGCCGAGTCCAAGCTGAGAGGCCAGAAGGTGGTGGATCTTGCCTCCCCGACCACCCACAGGGGAAGGGCCAAGCAAGACCATCCTAGATCCCCTGCCCTCGCATCCCTATGGTCAGACCACCGGCGCTGCCCACCGGAGTCAACTTCCGTGGAGGCCACACGGAAGTGCCGGGAGCTTCTCGGGCCGTGGGACCCGTGGGGTTAAGTCTGAGTCCCCGCCCAGCGAAGAGCCAAGAGCGCTCAGCCGGGCGGTACCGGCCGCGGGGCAGCCGGCCCGGTTAAGAGAAGGCGGCAAGGCGGGATCCTCCAAGAAGTAGATTCTCAAGCGTCCGCCTGTAGCCACTGCCAAATTTTCCTCAGTTCTCTCTCttactccctccccctctccctcgcGGACCTCGCGGGTCCCGAACTcctaggatgggggtggggcattATCAGCAGGAAAAGCCAAATCTTTAAGGGGCGTCCTAGCGCGTCCAAACTCTCCCACCCCACTGGTCAGCTCCTGGGCAGAATCCACCCGGCAAACAGCAGCACCGGGAGCGGCGCGATGACCCGGGGGACAGCCGGCGCGGCCTTGCGAAAAgctgggcaaagtttcttccccCTCgtggctccctccaccccactccctccccttcttcccgGCACCCCCTTAAAGTCCTCCGCCTTCTCTtcgcccctcttccctccccaccgCGGTCCTCCCCTTTTCTTCCCTGCGCGTCTCCActccgcccccccgcctcccgggTCCAGCTCCTCCCTTGCTCTTTGGGCGTCCGCCCCGTCAATCACCGCCGCCGCTGGCCTCTGCCCGGCCCTCTCCGCCTCCCAGGCTCTTGGAGCGCCTCCGGCTCCCGTCTCGGGCTGCCCTACGCCTTGCACGGAGCCCGGCGATCTGTCAGCGGAGCAGGCCGGGGGGAGCCGCCAGGCCCGCCGGGCTCGGGTTACCAGTGACTGACAGCGTCTCCATGGCGAATAATTTGACTCCGACTATTGTCTGGCGCGGGCAGGCCCCGGGTCAGATATCCAGACCAATCAGGGCGCGGGCCGCCGCGCCTCATGCCCGCTTagaataatattattaaaaaagCAGCGAGCGAGCTAGACGGGAGGGAGAGCTAGCGAGAAGCGAACGAGGGAGCGGCTGGCGGGCGGGAGGGCGCGGAGCATGCGGAGCGGCGCCCCGGGCGGCCCCCGGGCTTGGACGAGGGCTCAGGAGAAGTGCGCGGGCGGCGGGGGCGCGGAGCGGCGCGGCACCCGCGGGCGGCTCGGGGACGTCCTGCAGTGACTCGGAGTTCTCCGGGAGCCAGCGCCAGGCCGGGGGCCACCCCCGCCCGCCTCTTGGCCCGGACGGTCCGGCGGGGAGGCGCCCATGCCGGACCGCGCGGTGCGCTGAGGGCGCGCGCGGCCGGGCGCAACCGGCACCATGTCTATGCTACCTACCTTCGGCTTCACGCAGGAGCAAGTGGCGTGCGTATGCGAGGTGCTGCAACAGGGCGGCAACATCGAGCGGCTGGGCCGCTTCCTGTGGTCGCTGCCCGCCTGCGAGCACCTCCACAAGAATGAAAGCGTGCTCAAGGCCAAGGCGGTGGTGGCCTTCCACCGCGGCAACTTCCGCGAGCTCTACAAGATCCTGGAGAGTCATCAGTTCTCGCCGCACAATCACGCCAAGctgcagcagctgtggctcaaggCGCACTACATCGAGGCGGAGAAGCTGCGCGGTAGGCCCCTGGGCGCTGTGGGCAAGTACCGAGTGCGCCGCAAGTTTCCCCTGCCGCGCTCCATCTGGGACGGCGAGGAGACCAGCTACTGCTTCAAGGAAAAGAGTCGAAGCGTGCTGCGCGAGTGGTACGCTCACAACCCCTACCCCTCACCTCGCGAGAAGCGCGAGCTGGCGGAAGCCACGGGCCTCACCACCACGCAGGTCAGCAATTGGTTCAAGAACCGGCGGCAGCGCGACCGGGCAGCTGAGGCCAAGGAAAGGTACGAGTAAGTAGAGCTTCGGCGCCAGCTACCCCGGGctcgagggaggggagggggggtccCAGGGCGTCCACTCAGCCACTGGAGAGCCTCGAACTGGGCCCGCTCGTCCCGGCAAGGGCCCTGCTGCAGCCTGGTCTGACCCGAACGGCGCTTGCGGGCGACCAAGAGATCGGAAATTTGTCTAAAGCGGGCAGAGCAATCGGGAAGTTGTCAACTAACTCCCTGGTCGCTTGTGAGCAAAAGTGGAGAAGCAGCGACCTTCGGGGCAAAGGCAAGACGGTAGGCCTGGATTCCAGGCAAGGGGCGCACAGCAGGCAGAGCCTGTTAGTCCTCCGAAGGTCGGAGGACAGAGGGTTTTGGCGAGGACTATGGGGCGGTGCGGGGTGCGGAGAGAATTCTGCCTGTGAGAATTCACCAGCACTTCCCAGGGCTTCCCGTCTGCCTCACTCAGCTACAGGCCGTGTGATTAGGGGTCAGGACTGGGATTGGAACTTTCCTGGTACGACCTGGATGTGGAGGGGCCTAGAAGAATTTTCCTTGTCTGGATAGGAGGGTTGATAGGGAAAGTCTTATCGCGCATTGAAGGGACCAAGAGGTGAAAGGCTTGGGGAGGAAGTGTCAGCTctaggagagaagagaaacacaTGTCCCTCTTTCTGCCTCATTGGGCCCAGCAGTCGTTCCCTGGCCTGCCAAGCCCTTAGCTCCTCTCTGCTCAGGCTCTACCCTCTTTGGCAGGTAGGTCGGTAGGTCTGGGGTGAGCTGAGAGCAGCAGAGAGCTGGGAGTTGCTTGTCCTCAGGGAAACCAGGACTTGCTGAACTAGCCTTGCAGTTGACCATGAGGCCGTTGTGGCTTTGGCCCCCTCAGAACCCCAAATCTGGAGGGGGAGAAGCTGACTGTGGGAACAGAATCAGCCTGAGTGTAAGAGCAAAACGAGACACCGGGGTCTGTGGTACGGGGTGTGTGCAGCCCGGAGTGAATGGCCAGGGTCAGAGTGCAGGTGCTGAACAGTGGAATCAGCGGtgggactggggggagggggcggtgggGGTCTTCAAGCTGACCTTGGTCTCTAAGACCATGAGGTTGGAGCATCCACAGTTGTAAGGATTCAGCTGCCAGCCCTGTGGGAAGTTCCCttccaggaaaacagaaagaaaaggccCTGGGGAGCCAGTAAAGAGAGAATCTACCCAAGAATTCAAATCTCCAAATCTGGGCAGGGGCTGTCGGTTGGTCAGAGACAGGGCAGGAGGTGGGTTCTCCCTGCTGaggtccccctccccccaggatgGCATGCATCCAGAGTCCTGAAGAAATAAGTTCTCAGGTCAGGCCCCAGGTGAGGGCTGACCAGTCCCTCAGTTTCTGGTATGGTGGAAAAGTCTAGGTCAGGATTAACAATTCCCTtcactcttccttctctcttctcccagaagctgccctccacaccccagcttcaggcccccAGCTGAAGTTtctgctgtgccaccaggaaaaggGAGTCCTGCATCCTTAGGGCCTCGTTCCTAGGCCAAGCAAGGAAAACCCTAACAAGGCCTGCCAGTTTGGAACTAGAGGGAAAAGACCCTTAGCTCCAGGAACCTGTCCCTCAGACAGGGTTTTCCCTCAAGCAGAGAAAAGCAAAGGGAGATGAGGACCTGTGAGATCCCCAACCTCAAGTGGACCCTCAGCCTAGAATCTAGGGTCCCTGACTCTCCTGGACCCACTTCTCTGCAACAGACCCTGGCTTGAGTAGCCAAGAGTGATCTGAAAACCCAGGcgccttctcttcctctctgtccctctcccctaCAACTCCGCTGaaccctgctccccagcccctctGCTCTGGAAAAGAAAAGTTAGCCACTCAGTACGGGTAGGCAGGGAGGGCAGAACACACGGAGAGCAGAAAGATATTCGTGAGATTGAGAGCAGGAGAGGTGGGGAGATAGAAACGATACAGGGAGAAGGTAtaagagagagaagtggggtcTGGGGGGACTGAAAGAGCCAGAGCCCAGGCTTGGCCGCGAAACACGTTAGAAACCGAAAACACCGGCAGGCAGCGCGCGGCGGCTCTGGCTCCGGGCGGGCGACTCGGCGCCGAGCAGCCTTGGTTTCCCCGCTGACCCGGCCGCTTTGCTCCTGCACTTGCAGGGAGAACAGCGAGAACTCCAACTCCAACAGCCACAATCCGCTGGCTGCGTCGCTGAACGGCAGCGGCAAGTCTGTGCTAGGCAGCTCGGAGGACGAGAAGACGCCGTCGGGGACGCCAGACCACTCGTCGTCCAGCCCCGCGCTGCTGCTCAGCCCGCCGCCGCCACCCGGGCTGCCGTCCCTACACAGCTTGGGCCACCCTCCGGGCCCCAGCGCCGTGCCCGTGCCCGTGCCCGTGCCGGGGGGAGGCGGCTCGGACCCACTGCAGCATCACCACGGCCTGCAGGACTCCATCCTCAACCCCATGTCGGCCAACCTCGTGGACCTGGGCTCCTAGAGCCCCGCCTGCCTCGACGCGCTTGCCTTCTGGGCTGGTCGCTCGGGACCTGAGAAGGACCGTGTCCGGAGGGCGCCCCGCGCCGGCGGCCCCACCAGGTACTGAAAGACCCGCGCGCTGAGCGGGCAGAACTGCCGGCCCGGGCAGGGCGGATGGCTCTCTGGTTTAGTCTTTGTTCGGGATTTATTTTCAACAAGTTGCTTTGGAGATCCTTTGGAGGCCTGGGACCGGGTCTTGAACCAGGGAAGGGAATAAATTATACACCATTCTCCtactctctctccctgccttctcttccgctctcttctgtctcttcccTTGCCTGCcttgctctttcttcctcttcattccccttccctctcttctctcttctcctttccctttctcttcttgcttTCCCCCTTTTCACTGTCTCTGGTTCCCTCTGTACTTCCGGCTTGCCATCTCTCTCTAGGTTTCTATTACTCtatctctgtgtttctgtttttcctctccGCCAGCCTCCTGCACCTCGCGGGCTGTACCCGTCGGTCTTTCTCCTCGTGCCTGGCGGCCTATTTGCCCTCCCCCCATTCCTCACTTtactggggtgggagtgggaggggaaagagcaaagaaaagacaGGGCCTTTGAACCCGGGCTTTCTCCAGAGGCCCTCCCCCCGGGGTCAGCTGGGGGCTGCAGGTGTCAGCGCTGCCTAGTAACTTAAGTGAAAGAGCAAGGGCGGCggcagggaagcccccgaacGCCCCCTTGCCGCTTGCCCCTCTGCTTTGGTGAGGCCCCGCCACtcgctctcctcttcctcctgggacTGTGGCCAGCGTGCTCCCGGGCAGAGCGTGCCTCCGAGCCACAGACTTGCCATCTCTCTGTCATGCCCTCATGTGAATGTTCTTTGGgaaatatttctgcttttattttataataaaattagaaatcataaatatatatatggatatataccaCGAGGCCCGCGAGCCGGGAGTGCAGCTGTGTCTGATTTCCCTACAGGGACTCGACACCCCGGGTGGACCGTTCTGGGCAGCGAAGCCCCATGAGTCCCAGAAACCGGGAGGCGCCCTCCCACACACACAACGTTTATGAGTCGCAAGGTGAAGGGGCTGCATACTCTTTGAAACCTCCTGCCCCAAAGCCTTCTGTCCCTTTTCTTGTCCGGGAAGCTCCCTGCAGGAGCGGGGAAGGGGCCTGTCCCTCCTGGGGAGTCCTCTCCCCCCAGCAGCCGAGCAGTGCCCTCACCTGCCTCTTTCTTCACCTGGGAATGGGGGTAGGAAATGAGAGGCTGTGTACGTAACGTGGTTACGTGTGTTTGGACATGCCAAGGCTGGGAAACAAGTCGGGCCGTGGAGGTTTCCTGAAGGGCGGACGCCTTAGCGGTGGTCGCCATCCCCAGAACCAGGCACGACGCACTGGGCAGATTCGCCGGCCGAAAGGGCAGCCGCTGGTCCAGCCGCGAAGCCCGGGTCGTGCGTGTAGCCGTGGAACGAAGGTCTCCACGCTCAGAAATCCGTTGGTTTGGCGTGGAGATGAAGAGGCTTGGGGAGAAGGGAAGTCCGGGAGACTCGGGGAGCCGGGCGCGCCGGGCGCGTGTTCTAAGTGGGAACAAGCGGACGCCGGGGCTTGGATGGTCAGGCAGAGGAGGCACCTCCGTGCGTGGTGCGCCGTAGGTGCCTCTGAGACTGTAAATTAACCTGCGGCGCCCCCTCCCCTCTCGGGGATCCAGTCCTCCTCCCCATTAAGCGACAAGTCTAAGCCGGTCCAGGCAGGTCCGAAGCCGGCGGGACTCCTCGAGGAGGAAGTTGAGGCTTTTCCGTCTCAGGTCTCGGTGGCAGTTGGTACGATACACGTTACTCCTCCGCGACCCGGACGCTTCCGACCAGACCTGCCGGCTCTGGGtgggaagggatggaggggaggaggCGCTCTTCTGACCCCGTGATCCTGGAGCTCCAGGACTTCTCCGGCACTTTCCGCTGGTGAAATCAGCGCTCGCGGAGAGCACTTCTGCGCGGACTTTCTAAATATCAAGGACTCCTTCCCAGTCGAGACCCTCGGGGACGCGGGCAGCTGGGTGGGCTAACTTGGAGAGGGAGGCTTTGCCTCAGCGTAAGCTCTGTGCAGTCGTGGGGATCAAGGGAATCCCCAGCAGCATAAGACGGCATCAAGCGCCCCACGGCCCCTGCACCCCCAAGAGGAAGTGCAGTCCTGGCAGATCCTGTGGCATCTCCTGGAGGCTGTGCTCTCAGGGGACAACTCAGGTCTTCCTGGGCCCGAGTGGCCCCGCCCTCCCTGACTGGCGGGGTGTAGAGCCTGCTACTGTCTGAGGGTCCAGAGAGGCTCGAGGGAGCGAGAAGCTGCCTTGAGTCAGCGGAGCTGAGCCGACAGGCCGGTCCTTGCTTCTCCAAGGGAGGAAACACAGTAGTCCCTGGAGCCCACATCTCCCCTACCTGCCTCCTATTTTCTGCACTCACAATCTCAGGCAAACAGCCTCTATACCAACTTTCACGGGGACACGTACACATTTATCATTCGATTCACTGTGCCGGGCACTGTAGGTAGCACAGAAACACACTTGTGGCCACACGGGGAAATATACTCCATCacacatgttcacacacacacatacacacacacacaaacacacatagacACTCAACCCATTtttacagacacacaaacacaagcACTCAGGTGAAACACTCGCCTGCACAGGTGTAAGGGAGATACCTACACAAATGAGCCCCTCCCTCATCCTTGTACTCACACAAACACAAACCTCTGCTTCTCCCCAGAAGCTTTCAAACCCACCCTCACATCGGTGCCCCAGCGAGCAGCCCGTCCCACCCCATGGACCTGCTGGGGCCGGAACACAGCCTTGAAGCCCGGCTGGCCGGGAAGGCCTTGGCTCTAGGCAGCTGTGGCCCAGAGAAAGAGAGGGTCCTAACCGGAGGCTGCAGATGGTCAGGGACCCCACCCTCGCTCCAGCGGTCCAGGTGGAATCAATGGAGTTTGCTGGG
This DNA window, taken from Kogia breviceps isolate mKogBre1 chromosome 11, mKogBre1 haplotype 1, whole genome shotgun sequence, encodes the following:
- the SIX2 gene encoding homeobox protein SIX2 isoform X2; this translates as MSMLPTFGFTQEQVACVCEVLQQGGNIERLGRFLWSLPACEHLHKNESVLKAKAVVAFHRGNFRELYKILESHQFSPHNHAKLQQLWLKAHYIEAEKLRGRPLGAVGKYRVRRKFPLPRSIWDGEETSYCFKEKSRSVLREWYAHNPYPSPREKRELAEATGLTTTQVSNWFKNRRQRDRAAEAKERENSENSNSNSHNPLAASLNGSGKSVLGSSEDEKTPSGTPDHSSSSPALLLSPPPPPGLPSLHSLGHPPGPSAVPVPVPVPGGGGSDPLQHHHGLQDSILNPMSANLVDLGS
- the SIX2 gene encoding homeobox protein SIX2 isoform X1 yields the protein MSMLPTFGFTQEQVACVCEVLQQGGNIERLGRFLWSLPACEHLHKNESVLKAKAVVAFHRGNFRELYKILESHQFSPHNHAKLQQLWLKAHYIEAEKLRGRPLGAVGKYRVRRKFPLPRSIWDGEETSYCFKEKSRSVLREWYAHNPYPSPREKRELAEATGLTTTQVSNWFKNRRQRDRAAEAKERYEENSENSNSNSHNPLAASLNGSGKSVLGSSEDEKTPSGTPDHSSSSPALLLSPPPPPGLPSLHSLGHPPGPSAVPVPVPVPGGGGSDPLQHHHGLQDSILNPMSANLVDLGS